One genomic segment of Planctomycetia bacterium includes these proteins:
- a CDS encoding site-2 protease family protein: MHDHSGWYLYLGRWAGVRVKLHASFVFLAVLLVYIATLTPAAPAHAAWHALLTTLLLFASVVLHEFGHCLAAWRLGGSVSQVVLFPLGGLASAHFDGEPQDEMRVAMAGPTANLLVCLGLLPVMWSMDVELIRLFHVLRPPALGNAMSLRLILETTFYLNWVLTIANLIPAMPLDGGRILRAALTPSVGANQASLVTARTGQFIALILPLLAWGVGVFDVGANFWAPVAVVSILLFFSAKQEIERLMDSEQDEGGPFGYDFSQGYTSLERRLAPPTPRRKNTVQRWLERRRRAREQLRLETEAQEEQRLDGILARLNEVGIQNLSSEERDILRRVSQRYRNR, translated from the coding sequence ATGCACGACCACTCCGGGTGGTACTTATACCTGGGTCGCTGGGCCGGGGTGCGCGTCAAGCTGCACGCCTCGTTCGTGTTCTTGGCGGTGCTGCTGGTTTACATCGCGACGCTCACGCCGGCGGCCCCCGCTCATGCGGCCTGGCATGCCCTGCTGACCACGCTATTGCTGTTTGCCAGCGTCGTCCTGCATGAATTCGGCCATTGCCTCGCCGCCTGGCGACTCGGCGGCAGTGTGAGTCAGGTCGTGCTTTTTCCGCTCGGGGGACTGGCCTCGGCGCATTTCGACGGTGAGCCCCAAGACGAAATGCGCGTCGCAATGGCCGGGCCGACGGCGAATCTGCTCGTCTGTCTCGGCTTGCTGCCGGTGATGTGGTCGATGGACGTCGAACTGATCCGATTGTTCCATGTGCTGCGGCCGCCGGCGTTGGGCAATGCGATGTCGCTTCGCCTGATCTTGGAGACCACCTTTTATCTCAACTGGGTGTTGACGATCGCGAATCTGATTCCGGCGATGCCCTTGGATGGCGGCCGCATTCTCCGCGCGGCACTGACGCCTTCGGTCGGAGCGAACCAAGCCTCGCTGGTAACGGCGCGGACCGGCCAGTTCATCGCTTTAATCTTGCCGCTGCTGGCTTGGGGGGTCGGGGTGTTCGACGTCGGCGCCAACTTTTGGGCGCCGGTGGCTGTCGTGAGCATTCTGTTGTTCTTCAGCGCTAAGCAGGAAATCGAGCGGCTGATGGACTCCGAGCAGGACGAAGGGGGCCCATTCGGTTACGATTTTTCACAGGGTTACACCAGTCTGGAGCGCCGCCTGGCCCCGCCGACGCCGCGCCGCAAGAACACGGTGCAACGCTGGCTGGAACGCCGCCGCCGCGCCCGAGAGCAGCTGCGTTTGGAGACCGAAGCGCAAGAAGAACAACGCCTCGATGGCATTCTCGCCCGCTTGAACGAAGTGGGCATTCAGAACCTCAGTTCCGAGGAACGCGACATTCTGCGCCGCGTGAGCCAGCGCTATCGCAACCGGTAA
- a CDS encoding Flp family type IVb pilin, with amino-acid sequence MSKLFNFLRDEDGATAVEYAVMLALILLVAIGSISTLGAQSGGMWGGIDGDLTAAGFGN; translated from the coding sequence ATGTCTAAGCTGTTCAATTTCCTGCGCGACGAAGATGGGGCAACTGCCGTGGAATACGCGGTGATGCTAGCCCTAATTCTGCTGGTGGCGATTGGCTCCATCTCGACGCTCGGAGCGCAATCCGGCGGCATGTGGGGCGGAATCGACGGCGATTTGACCGCCGCTGGCTTCGGCAACTAG